From a single Falco naumanni isolate bFalNau1 chromosome 17, bFalNau1.pat, whole genome shotgun sequence genomic region:
- the RABIF gene encoding guanine nucleotide exchange factor MSS4, which yields MAAACAGMEPAAAPPPCPAPGSAGLVCAQGRNLKAVLCQRCGSRVLLPGAATFAHRELLLPAMRKKAAAAAGGGGDVVREHWLVRDMFSFENVGFTRDVGNVKFLVCADCEAGPIGWHCLDDKDSFYVALERVAHE from the exons ATGGCGGCGGCCTGTGCCGGGATGgagccggcggcggcgccccctCCGTGCCCCGCGCCGGGCTCGGCCGGGCTGGTGTGCGCGCAGGGCCGGAACCTGAAGGCGGTGCTGTGCCAGCGCTGCGGCTCGCGGGTGCTGCTGCCCGGCGCCGCCACCTTCGCCCACCGCGAG ctcctcctgcccGCCATGAGGAAgaaggcggcggcggcggcgggcggcggcggggacgtGGTGCGGGAGCACTGGCTGGTACGCGACATGTTCTCCTTCGAGAACGTGGGCTTCACCCGCGACGTGGGCAACGTCAAGTTCCTGGTGTGCGCCGACTGCGAGGCGGGGCCCATCGGCTGGCACTGCCTGGACGACAAGGACAGCTTCTACGTGGCGCTGGAGCGCGTGGCCCACGAGTGa